Genomic segment of Euwallacea fornicatus isolate EFF26 chromosome 11, ASM4011564v1, whole genome shotgun sequence:
GGTACGAAGAAGATTCCAAACGACCGTACCTACTACTAATACTAGAATCCGGGAACACAGAGGTGGGTGGCACGTTGTAATTAGTAGCAGAAGAAGAATAAGGAGAGACCCGTCTGGAAACAGGCGGCGAATAGTTGCCCAGTCCCATCGAGTCGAGATTGGCGCTTTCGGAGTCAGCGTGGCGTCGCCAGGGGCGCTGCATTTCATGCAGCTCCGTCTTACGACGCAGTAAATCGTCACTATGCCGACGCATCTGGAACGGACACTTGTCTAGAAAAGTGAGGTGAGGGAAATTCCTCGACACTCTCTAagtataatgtttttttttttaacttggaaACGTTAACGCACCAGCTCATTCCGCCTCTGCCTGCGTTGGTCTTCCTGCATCTGCTCCTCACGCATTCGCATCAATTGTTGCTCCAATCTCCTATTCTCTAGCTCGCGTTCTCTCCGTTCTTGTTCGTCGCGCATTGCCGTTAGGCGGCGCTTTTCCTCGATTTGCAATCGTAGCTCATGCTGATACGCCTCCCGCTTCAATCTCTCCTGTGGACGTACCGTCAAAGTTACGCACTTAATCGACAACTTCGCACACTCACCCGTTCTAATTCGTCGCTCCTGTCCGCGTAACTGAACCCATCCAAATACGGCGTCGAGTTGTACGTCGTGTGTGTACCCAGATCGGCAACATAGCGGTCCCGGGGACTGCCCGTTCGTCGATTGGTCAGTATGCCCTTCGGTTTGTCCATTGCGACGTTGCCGCTTGTGGATGCCCTCAGCAGTGCTTCATTCTGCGCGGTAGTAAGACGCTGATCGATGCGTAGCGGATACACGGAAGGTCTGCGCAGCGCTGCGTCCACTAACTCGTCGGTGGCTGTGCGCAACGAGGTCACGGCGCTCTTTTTCGAAACGATTTCAAAGTCATGTTTCACCTATTTAAATTCTTAGTTTAGCAAAGCTTTAAATTGCACATGTAATGTGGTCGGAGCGATTTTGTCCCTACTTGTTAGTTGCTGTAggatttttaagatttcttcAGAAATTCCGAAGAAATTGCAAGAGGTGTTAATGCCTCAAAAGTCTTTTTATAACGCACGACAACTACTTACAACCAACTCGCAATTAATATCCCAAATGTCAGTTTGAACCGACTTTTCTTCAATGCAATGTTTAGTATTCGCACTGTGGCTACTTCCTACTTGAACAGAATCATCAGTTTGCTCCTTTTGAGTGTTAATATTCTGAAAGGTTCAATTCGCTCACACTTAACGCTCGCAACAAGATTGCGAGGAAACTCGCGTGAGCTGACTCACCTTGGGGGAGGAGTAAATCAAGCAGTCGCGAATCTGTCCGGCTTCGAGGAGGCTGCGCCTAATCTCATACTCGCCGAGTCCTTCGTGAGGCGAGGCCCTCAGGCATCCGAATTGGGGGGGCGCGTATTCGCCACGACGCAACCAGGGCAGCCCGAAGGAGGTCCCGCATTTTGATAACCCAAACCTCCTCGATTCATCCTGGAAAGGTcacttaatttaaacaattcatAGCTaaccaattttcataatttcaaagaaatttctAACTTTATTATCTATAAAGATGGACCTCTTGATATGGTACTCATTTTTAGTTACCTTTCTCTAACTAGAACAATGATGAAGTCAGTTTTTACCTCTCCATGACTCAGTTTGACAATATTTCtaacattattatttgtaacgatgttttttaaatatttttattgcccCGTCAGTATACACCAGTATTTTGTGTTATATGGATATACATATCTCATTATTTGTATGTGAAttagta
This window contains:
- the LOC136342103 gene encoding uncharacterized protein isoform X1; amino-acid sequence: MSGDIQQFLQTQKAEIFEETERLNLLEQNLEERNKNLNENRLEPYRKITVVGDFTEHDSEAKCVYPPLSDLNSLPGASPPRQESQQEASPVVEPLDLSGCYDFLLDTKKQALIDRLTRSEGPFFCGSADESRRFGLSKCGTSFGLPWLRRGEYAPPQFGCLRASPHEGLGEYEIRRSLLEAGQIRDCLIYSSPKNINTQKEQTDDSVQVGSSHSANTKHCIEEKSVQTDIWDINCELVVKHDFEIVSKKSAVTSLRTATDELVDAALRRPSVYPLRIDQRLTTAQNEALLRASTSGNVAMDKPKGILTNRRTGSPRDRYVADLGTHTTYNSTPYLDGFSYADRSDELERERLKREAYQHELRLQIEEKRRLTAMRDEQERRERELENRRLEQQLMRMREEQMQEDQRRQRRNELMRRHSDDLLRRKTELHEMQRPWRRHADSESANLDSMGLGNYSPPVSRRVSPYSSSATNYNVPPTSVFPDSSISSRYGRLESSSYPGGILRNRLSSYDTVPLPRSHRPTFDRFDSLSRIDSLSHRLETLSMRDNYSGNLSDVQRRHSATQQDLSRSPRLCRRNSSSRFEESLPVPMLKARSPVAKELRNAVPFSSQRSSDRWQQKLHVVESPVSTRGSILTQLGSIRAQLQREQLRMDESLHRRGLMRTRTTEDY
- the LOC136342103 gene encoding uncharacterized protein isoform X2, translated to MSGDIQQFLQTQKAEIFEETERLNLLEQNLEERNKNLNENRLEPYRKITVVGDFTEHDSEAKCVYPPLSDLNSLPGASPPRQESQQEASPVVEPLDLSGCYDFLLDTKKQALIDRLTRSEGPFFCGSADESRRFGLSKCGTSFGLPWLRRGEYAPPQFGCLRASPHEGLGEYEIRRSLLEAGQIRDCLIYSSPKVKHDFEIVSKKSAVTSLRTATDELVDAALRRPSVYPLRIDQRLTTAQNEALLRASTSGNVAMDKPKGILTNRRTGSPRDRYVADLGTHTTYNSTPYLDGFSYADRSDELERERLKREAYQHELRLQIEEKRRLTAMRDEQERRERELENRRLEQQLMRMREEQMQEDQRRQRRNELMRRHSDDLLRRKTELHEMQRPWRRHADSESANLDSMGLGNYSPPVSRRVSPYSSSATNYNVPPTSVFPDSSISSRYGRLESSSYPGGILRNRLSSYDTVPLPRSHRPTFDRFDSLSRIDSLSHRLETLSMRDNYSGNLSDVQRRHSATQQDLSRSPRLCRRNSSSRFEESLPVPMLKARSPVAKELRNAVPFSSQRSSDRWQQKLHVVESPVSTRGSILTQLGSIRAQLQREQLRMDESLHRRGLMRTRTTEDY